Proteins found in one Vagococcus carniphilus genomic segment:
- the yjeM gene encoding glutamate/gamma-aminobutyrate family transporter YjeM, which produces MDDEQNNKKKLSLTALILMIFTSVFGFANIARAYYLMGYASILWYVLAALTFFLPFAFMLSEFGAAFKDEKGGIYSWMAKSINPKFSFVGTVMWYSSNVIWMVSTGISIWIPLSNGIFGVDKTQQWSFLGLNSVQSLGLLGALWILFITFFSSKGLDKIEKVTNIGGIAVVLLNVVLISVGIFILVMNKGQMAEPLSVAKFVKSPNPDYGSIISVFSFLVFAVFAYAGLEVIGGLVDETENPEVNFPKGIKISAIVIAAGYAIGIFIMGVFTNWSYAFTEFSEADITLGNVAYVAMNNMGYQLGLTLNLTESVSREIGIWMGRYIGVSMFLALTGSFFTLTFSPLKQLIEGTPKEIWPKKWTKIKNGLPVHAMYVQSAVVITIILFVSFGGKSAKEFFNILISMTNVSVSIPFMFIVIAFYGFKKKESIEKPFVIFKSKNGYKYIVVMVTFVLAFANIFTVVEPAIHGHYSETFFSMLGPIFFCSVAIILFNRYEKKQNQLAQESIIDPVMED; this is translated from the coding sequence ATGGATGACGAACAGAATAATAAGAAGAAACTATCATTAACAGCATTAATTTTAATGATTTTTACTTCTGTTTTTGGTTTTGCGAATATTGCTAGAGCCTATTATTTAATGGGATATGCCTCTATACTGTGGTATGTTTTAGCAGCACTTACTTTCTTTTTACCATTTGCTTTCATGTTATCAGAATTTGGAGCAGCGTTTAAAGATGAAAAAGGTGGCATTTATTCTTGGATGGCGAAATCAATCAACCCAAAGTTTTCCTTTGTCGGTACAGTTATGTGGTACTCGTCTAATGTGATTTGGATGGTTAGTACTGGTATTTCGATTTGGATACCTTTATCAAATGGTATTTTTGGAGTTGATAAAACGCAACAATGGTCATTTCTTGGTTTAAACAGCGTACAAAGTCTGGGACTTTTAGGAGCTCTATGGATTTTATTTATTACTTTTTTTTCATCAAAAGGATTAGATAAAATAGAAAAGGTAACTAACATTGGTGGTATTGCAGTAGTTTTATTAAATGTCGTATTAATCTCAGTAGGGATTTTTATTTTAGTTATGAATAAAGGTCAAATGGCAGAACCTTTATCGGTAGCTAAATTTGTTAAATCACCTAATCCAGATTATGGCTCAATCATATCCGTATTTAGCTTTCTTGTTTTTGCTGTTTTTGCCTATGCCGGATTAGAGGTAATCGGTGGTTTAGTAGATGAAACTGAAAATCCAGAAGTTAATTTTCCAAAAGGAATTAAAATATCAGCGATTGTAATTGCAGCCGGTTATGCGATTGGTATTTTTATAATGGGTGTTTTCACGAATTGGTCCTATGCGTTTACTGAGTTTTCAGAAGCTGATATTACCTTAGGAAATGTTGCTTATGTCGCAATGAATAATATGGGGTATCAATTAGGCTTAACCTTAAATTTAACTGAATCAGTATCACGAGAAATTGGTATTTGGATGGGAAGATACATAGGTGTTTCAATGTTTTTAGCGCTAACAGGTTCTTTCTTTACACTGACATTTTCACCATTGAAACAGCTAATTGAAGGCACACCTAAAGAAATTTGGCCAAAAAAATGGACTAAAATAAAAAATGGATTACCTGTACATGCTATGTATGTTCAATCTGCTGTTGTCATTACGATTATCTTATTTGTCTCATTTGGCGGAAAGAGCGCAAAGGAATTCTTTAATATTTTGATTTCAATGACGAATGTCTCAGTAAGTATTCCGTTCATGTTTATTGTCATTGCTTTTTATGGGTTTAAGAAAAAGGAATCCATTGAAAAACCTTTTGTTATTTTTAAATCTAAAAATGGTTATAAATATATTGTTGTTATGGTGACCTTCGTATTAGCATTTGCTAATATTTTTACTGTAGTTGAACCAGCTATTCATGGTCATTACTCAGAAACATTCTTTTCAATGTTAGGTCCAATTTTCTTTTGTAGTGTAGCTATTATTTTATTTAACAGATATGAAAAGAAACAAAATCAATTAGCTCAAGAATCAATAATCGATCCAGTAATGGAAGATTGA
- a CDS encoding FusB/FusC family EF-G-binding protein has translation MLQPYEFNQIENQVLHLINVYKTVSDKNTLSANEMLVSETIRPLLGEEKYNEFESKIFDITLTKAKAEPIFRELKQQVIPFKLVTDKQIQKTFKKVKKIKYPIRDHYDFHDVTYFAWDDIGTQRKYITFYLDDKLVGLYGVMSTDVIKNVCSICHKVDNVAMFLTTTKSAGDGTYTKKGNYICKDSHKCNEQIENLDYLHDFYLTVSK, from the coding sequence ATGCTACAACCATATGAATTTAATCAAATAGAAAATCAAGTCCTTCACTTAATTAATGTTTATAAAACAGTAAGTGACAAAAATACCCTTTCGGCAAATGAAATGTTAGTGTCAGAAACAATAAGACCGCTTTTAGGAGAAGAAAAATACAACGAATTTGAATCTAAAATTTTTGATATAACTTTAACAAAAGCAAAAGCTGAACCAATCTTTAGAGAGTTAAAACAACAAGTTATTCCTTTTAAATTGGTAACAGATAAACAGATTCAAAAAACCTTTAAAAAAGTTAAGAAAATTAAATATCCTATTCGTGATCATTATGATTTTCATGATGTTACTTACTTTGCTTGGGATGACATTGGTACACAGCGAAAATACATCACTTTTTATTTAGACGATAAACTTGTTGGTTTATACGGAGTTATGTCAACAGATGTGATTAAAAATGTTTGTTCCATTTGCCATAAAGTAGATAATGTAGCCATGTTTTTAACAACCACTAAAAGTGCTGGTGATGGAACCTATACTAAAAAAGGAAATTATATTTGTAAAGATAGTCATAAATGTAACGAACAAATAGAAAACCTAGATTATTTACATGACTTCTATTTGACTGTTTCAAAATAA
- a CDS encoding GNAT family N-acetyltransferase, which yields MLYYVRKAKAEDLETILLVIEDGRNTLNQQNIPQWRNNDGPNRKIIIEDIHLEEGYVLIEDNEIVGYGTITKKEQASYDEITNGDWLASTYYVSLHRVVIHSKIKQRGMSQFFLGHLISFSKEQGFNDIRIDTHPINSRMRKVIEKAGFSYRGDIILPVENGEREAFQILLEN from the coding sequence ATGTTGTATTATGTAAGAAAAGCAAAAGCAGAAGATTTAGAAACTATTTTATTAGTCATTGAAGATGGACGAAACACATTGAATCAACAAAATATTCCGCAGTGGAGAAATAATGATGGACCAAATAGAAAAATAATAATAGAAGATATTCACTTGGAAGAAGGATATGTTTTAATAGAAGATAACGAAATTGTAGGTTATGGAACAATTACTAAAAAAGAACAAGCCAGTTATGATGAGATAACAAATGGTGATTGGCTAGCTTCAACATACTATGTATCTCTTCATAGAGTTGTCATTCATTCTAAAATAAAACAAAGAGGGATGAGTCAGTTCTTTCTAGGTCATTTAATTTCATTCTCAAAAGAACAAGGTTTTAATGACATTCGTATTGATACGCATCCGATTAACAGCCGAATGAGGAAAGTAATCGAAAAAGCGGGCTTCTCTTACCGTGGAGACATTATTTTGCCTGTTGAAAACGGTGAAAGAGAAGCCTTCCAAATTCTATTAGAAAATTAA
- a CDS encoding DsbA family oxidoreductase, whose product MKIEFFHDVICSFCFPMSHRMREIQKKYPNVEIIHRSFALAWDEADLIQMFGSREIAKKEILSHWQQANENDSLHRFNITGMKETDFPFPTSKNGLLAAKSAQILGNEETYWSVFDKIQEKLFVENKNIESMAIIKEIILETDLKWEAFMTTFNDNKTLEAVNEDLQLAQNYGISGVPFLVINNKYSINGAQPLEVIEDAIQTIAEKEHEPLVLVEDGSYCYLDKNGTWVCE is encoded by the coding sequence ATGAAAATAGAATTTTTTCATGATGTTATTTGCAGTTTCTGTTTTCCGATGTCTCACCGAATGCGTGAGATTCAAAAAAAATATCCTAATGTGGAAATAATTCACCGATCTTTTGCTTTGGCTTGGGATGAAGCTGATTTAATACAAATGTTTGGTTCAAGAGAGATTGCTAAAAAAGAAATACTCTCTCATTGGCAACAAGCTAATGAAAATGACTCTCTGCACCGTTTTAATATTACTGGTATGAAAGAAACTGACTTTCCTTTTCCAACTTCTAAGAACGGCCTTTTAGCTGCTAAATCAGCTCAAATTCTTGGAAATGAAGAAACTTACTGGTCTGTTTTTGATAAGATTCAAGAAAAATTATTTGTTGAAAATAAAAATATTGAATCGATGGCTATTATCAAAGAAATAATTCTTGAGACAGATCTTAAATGGGAAGCATTTATGACTACCTTTAATGATAATAAAACACTAGAAGCAGTAAACGAAGATTTGCAATTAGCACAAAATTACGGAATAAGTGGTGTTCCTTTTCTAGTGATTAACAACAAATACAGCATAAATGGCGCTCAACCTTTAGAAGTAATTGAAGACGCCATTCAAACCATTGCTGAAAAAGAACATGAACCTTTAGTACTTGTTGAGGATGGTAGCTACTGCTATCTTGATAAAAACGGTACCTGGGTATGCGAATAA
- the yjeM gene encoding glutamate/gamma-aminobutyrate family transporter YjeM, which yields MEKKQKLTLKALILMIFTSVFGFTNIIRAYYLMGYGSIIWYVLAAVTFFLPFAFMLSEYGAAFKDSKGGIYSWMAESVNPKFAFVGTFMWYASYIVWMVNVGTGIWIPLSNGIFGVDKTQTMSFFGLNGVQSLGLLGVLWILLITFVSSKGLDKIKKITSVGGTAVALLNVVLILGGLIILALNKGQMAEPVTAAAFTTSPNADYQSIISVFSFLVFAIFAYGGLEVVGGLVDETENAEVTFPKGVTISAIVIAVGYAVGIFIMGAFTNWTFAFTQFSDAEITLGNVAYVAMNNMGYQLGLALHLPEATAVTVGMWVSRYMGLSMFLALTGAFFTLIFSPLKQLIEGTPEEIWPKSFSKRENGLPVVAMRVQAGIVIAIILAVSFGGDSAKAFFDILVAMTNVSMTIPYMFLALAFLGFKKKDDIHKPFEIYKSKSFYKIAVFSVTFVVGFANVFTIINPSLNGNVKETIFSILGPVFFGVLAYIMYTRYEKKQ from the coding sequence ATGGAGAAAAAACAGAAGTTAACGTTAAAAGCTCTTATTCTTATGATCTTCACTTCAGTATTTGGCTTCACAAACATCATTCGTGCATATTACTTAATGGGGTATGGCTCTATTATATGGTATGTATTGGCAGCGGTAACATTCTTCCTGCCTTTTGCGTTTATGTTGTCAGAGTACGGAGCAGCTTTCAAGGATAGTAAAGGTGGTATTTATTCTTGGATGGCAGAATCGGTAAATCCAAAATTCGCTTTCGTTGGAACATTCATGTGGTATGCATCATACATTGTATGGATGGTAAACGTAGGTACTGGTATTTGGATTCCTTTATCAAACGGAATTTTTGGTGTTGATAAAACACAAACAATGAGCTTTTTTGGACTAAACGGTGTTCAATCGTTAGGTCTACTAGGAGTTTTATGGATTTTACTAATCACTTTTGTTTCATCTAAAGGGTTAGATAAAATCAAAAAAATTACTTCTGTTGGTGGTACAGCGGTTGCATTACTTAACGTTGTATTGATTCTTGGTGGTTTAATCATTTTAGCTTTAAACAAAGGTCAAATGGCAGAGCCGGTAACAGCAGCAGCATTTACTACATCACCAAATGCTGATTATCAATCAATTATATCTGTATTCAGTTTCTTAGTATTTGCTATTTTTGCTTACGGTGGACTTGAAGTTGTAGGTGGGTTAGTAGATGAAACTGAAAATGCTGAAGTAACTTTCCCTAAAGGGGTAACAATTTCAGCAATCGTTATTGCTGTTGGTTATGCTGTAGGTATCTTTATTATGGGTGCGTTTACTAACTGGACATTCGCATTTACTCAATTCTCTGATGCTGAAATTACATTAGGAAACGTAGCTTATGTAGCGATGAATAACATGGGTTACCAATTAGGTCTTGCCCTTCACTTACCAGAAGCTACAGCTGTTACTGTTGGTATGTGGGTAAGTCGTTACATGGGATTATCTATGTTCTTAGCTTTAACTGGTGCATTCTTTACTTTAATCTTCTCACCATTAAAACAATTAATCGAAGGAACTCCAGAAGAAATCTGGCCTAAGAGTTTTAGTAAAAGAGAAAATGGTTTACCAGTTGTAGCAATGAGAGTTCAAGCTGGTATTGTTATTGCTATCATTTTAGCAGTTTCATTTGGTGGAGATAGTGCCAAAGCGTTCTTCGACATCTTAGTAGCTATGACTAACGTATCAATGACAATTCCTTATATGTTCTTAGCTTTAGCATTCTTAGGATTCAAGAAAAAAGATGACATTCATAAACCGTTTGAAATTTATAAATCTAAATCATTCTATAAGATTGCTGTATTTAGTGTAACTTTCGTAGTTGGTTTTGCGAACGTCTTTACAATTATCAATCCTTCATTAAATGGTAATGTAAAAGAAACAATCTTCTCAATTTTAGGACCAGTATTCTTTGGTGTACTAGCATACATCATGTATACTCGTTATGAAAAAAAACAATAA